One stretch of Pyxidicoccus trucidator DNA includes these proteins:
- a CDS encoding alpha/beta hydrolase → MKRPFRLSRLLPLLAFLALLNPVGGLLLVAVFFAPSGTPPLLHFLKGILREYSLVLLLPALVTALLTVYVTHSGRWTWLRWGAWAVVLLLLYAALTPALSAWRMARTHGIPLSFREYFRPLVADRPLPSQTVRFATVEGVDLHADIFLPDVRTSDARPAVLYLHGGGWSGGERGYARAWADFLTSRGYPVISLDYRLFPPATGLKAPGDVQCGIAWVKAHAATYGIDPAQLVLFGESAGGHLATLVAYATGDSRLPSSCDAGDTSVKAVISFYAPSDLAGHATRSGADSRRNLEGFTGVPLEGHEDLYALLSPLTHVGPEAPPTLLVHGGADSEVPLDASQALATRLGQARVPHQLFTLPYAEHAFDVWDGGFGRQLAQALVGRFLQQHVPVGDHPRP, encoded by the coding sequence ATGAAACGACCGTTCCGCCTCTCCCGCCTCCTTCCACTGCTCGCCTTCCTGGCGCTGCTGAACCCCGTGGGCGGCCTGCTGCTGGTGGCGGTGTTCTTCGCGCCTTCCGGGACACCCCCGCTCCTGCACTTCCTCAAGGGCATCCTGCGCGAGTACAGCCTCGTCCTGCTGTTGCCCGCGCTCGTGACGGCGCTGCTCACCGTCTATGTGACTCATTCCGGGAGGTGGACCTGGCTGCGCTGGGGAGCATGGGCCGTCGTGCTCCTCCTCCTCTACGCCGCGTTGACGCCCGCGCTCTCCGCGTGGCGGATGGCCCGGACGCACGGAATCCCGCTCAGCTTCCGCGAGTACTTCCGGCCCCTCGTGGCCGACCGGCCGCTCCCGAGCCAGACGGTGCGCTTCGCCACCGTCGAAGGCGTCGACCTGCATGCCGACATCTTCCTCCCCGACGTCCGGACCTCCGACGCCCGGCCGGCCGTGCTGTACCTCCACGGCGGTGGGTGGAGCGGAGGGGAGCGCGGCTATGCCCGAGCCTGGGCCGACTTCCTCACCTCGCGCGGCTACCCGGTCATCAGCCTGGACTACCGGCTGTTCCCTCCCGCCACCGGCCTGAAGGCGCCAGGGGACGTCCAGTGCGGCATCGCCTGGGTGAAGGCGCACGCGGCCACCTACGGCATCGACCCGGCCCAGCTCGTCCTGTTCGGCGAGTCCGCGGGCGGGCACCTCGCCACCCTCGTCGCCTATGCCACGGGCGACTCGCGGCTCCCCTCCTCCTGCGACGCCGGAGACACGTCCGTGAAGGCGGTCATCAGCTTCTATGCCCCCAGCGACCTTGCCGGGCACGCCACACGCTCCGGTGCGGACTCGCGGCGGAACCTGGAGGGCTTCACCGGGGTGCCCCTGGAGGGCCATGAGGACCTGTACGCCCTGCTCTCCCCGCTCACTCACGTCGGCCCGGAAGCCCCTCCCACGCTCCTCGTCCACGGAGGGGCGGACAGCGAGGTGCCGCTCGACGCCTCACAGGCGCTGGCCACCCGGCTCGGTCAGGCCCGCGTGCCGCACCAGCTCTTCACGCTGCCGTACGCGGAGCATGCTTTCGACGTCTGGGATGGCGGCTTCGGCCGCCAGCTCGCCCAGGCCCTCGTCGGACGGTTCCTCCAGCAGCACGTGCCCG
- a CDS encoding FAD binding domain-containing protein — MQSFEWVDAESVEQAALLLGETSDRKPVLAKAGGMDLLDLMKNGVVAPQRVVNLKSIKGLDGVRFDAKQGLELGALVTLARLSRESDVRGRFVALADAAEHAATPQVRNAATIGGNLLQRPRCWYFRNDFFHQAGGDDAERVREGQNQYHAIFDNQRTAMVHASTPATALVAYGATVELTGPGGKTRVVPVSELLLPPDMKRPRDTVIAPNEVLTRVRIPVPGAGTKAAYHKQGERESYDWPICDVAVVLRMDGRVVRQASIVMGWVAPTPRRATEAEKLLVGKPVDEELARQVAKAAVSGATPLSKNAYKVPVLEAVVRRTVLAASKA, encoded by the coding sequence ATGCAGAGCTTCGAGTGGGTGGATGCGGAGTCCGTGGAGCAGGCCGCCTTGCTGCTGGGTGAGACAAGCGACCGCAAGCCCGTCCTTGCAAAGGCCGGCGGGATGGACCTGCTGGACTTGATGAAGAACGGCGTCGTCGCTCCCCAGCGGGTGGTCAACCTCAAGAGCATCAAGGGCCTGGACGGGGTGCGCTTCGACGCGAAGCAGGGCCTGGAGCTCGGCGCCCTGGTGACGCTGGCGCGACTCTCGCGGGAGTCCGACGTGCGCGGCCGCTTCGTGGCGCTGGCGGACGCGGCCGAGCACGCGGCGACGCCCCAGGTGCGCAACGCCGCCACCATCGGGGGGAATCTCCTCCAGCGGCCCCGCTGCTGGTACTTCCGGAATGACTTCTTCCACCAGGCCGGGGGCGATGACGCCGAGCGGGTGCGCGAGGGGCAGAACCAGTACCACGCCATCTTCGACAACCAGCGCACGGCGATGGTGCACGCGTCCACGCCGGCCACGGCGCTCGTGGCCTACGGGGCGACGGTGGAGCTCACCGGGCCCGGCGGAAAGACGCGGGTGGTGCCGGTGTCCGAGCTCCTGCTGCCCCCGGACATGAAGCGCCCGCGCGACACGGTCATTGCGCCGAACGAGGTGCTGACCCGCGTGCGCATCCCCGTGCCCGGAGCGGGAACGAAGGCGGCGTACCACAAGCAGGGTGAGCGCGAGAGCTACGACTGGCCCATCTGCGACGTCGCGGTGGTGCTGCGGATGGACGGCAGGGTCGTCCGTCAGGCGTCCATCGTCATGGGCTGGGTGGCGCCGACGCCCCGGCGCGCGACGGAGGCGGAGAAGCTGCTGGTGGGCAAGCCGGTCGACGAGGAACTCGCACGGCAGGTGGCGAAGGCGGCCGTGAGCGGAGCGACGCCGCTGTCCAAGAACGCCTACAAGGTCCCCGTCCTCGAAGCGGTGGTGCGCAGGACGGTCCTCGCCGCGTCGAAGGCCTGA